In the Drosophila gunungcola strain Sukarami unplaced genomic scaffold, Dgunungcola_SK_2 000001F, whole genome shotgun sequence genome, one interval contains:
- the LOC128262692 gene encoding LOW QUALITY PROTEIN: heat shock protein 23 (The sequence of the model RefSeq protein was modified relative to this genomic sequence to represent the inferred CDS: deleted 1 base in 1 codon), with the protein MPIHWDWDWEHDHEHGGGHHHWPPPRRHWSTGESKCRQRHYYLSHDLDVCARDFHLRMDDSAWCHGSCLVGRVVIETGTEPDSLGRGTFKVVLDVHHFQIAELTVKARNSDTVCVEGKQSDDRADKGQLCITREFTRSYKLPRHYDATQARATFSADGILMITVPAPPKLDDVERLVEIEPTGNYFGSVSDPTASKAIEQAEAGGDPTPDDTAMDK; encoded by the exons ATGCCCATccactgggactgggactgggagcACGACCACGAGCATGGCGGGGGGCACCACCACTGGCCACCGCCGCGGCGCCACTGGTCCACCGGGGAGTCGAAGTGCCGGCAGCGGCACTACTACCTGTCCCACGAT CTGGACGTCTGCGCCCGGGACTTCCACCTGCGGATGGACGACAGTGCCTGGTGCCACGGCTCCTGTCTGGTGGGACGCGTGGTGATCGAGACGGGCACGGAGCCGGACTCCCTGGGCCGGGGCACCTTCAAGGTGGTGCTGGACGTGCACCACTTCCAGATCGCCGAGCTGACGGTGAAGGCCCGCAACAGCGACACTGTGTGCGTGGAGGGCAAGCAGTCGGATGACCGTGCGGACAAGGGTCAGTTGTGCATAACGCGCGAGTTCACGCGATCCTATAAGCTGCCCCGCCACTACGATGCCACCCAGGCTCGGGCCACCTTCTCGGCGGACGGGATCCTCATGATCACCGTGCCGGCTCCGCCCAAGCTGGACGACGTGGAGCGGCTGGTCGAGATCGAGCCCACGGGCAACTACTTTGGCAGCGTGTCGGATCCCACGGCTTCCAAGGCCATCGAGCAGGCGGAGGCGGGTGGCGATCCCACTCCCGATGACACGGCCATGGACAAATGA